A single bacterium DNA region contains:
- a CDS encoding STAS domain-containing protein translates to MNIDVKDKNGVNIILVKGNLMGGEETIAVHEKVKKLVEQGKKKFVIDLSKVKWMNSSGLG, encoded by the coding sequence ATGAATATTGATGTCAAAGATAAAAACGGAGTTAATATTATTCTTGTAAAAGGCAATTTGATGGGCGGGGAAGAGACTATTGCCGTTCATGAAAAAGTTAAGAAATTGGTTGAGCAGGGCAAGAAGAAATTCGTTATTGATCTGTCTAAAGTTAAATGGATGAATAGCTCCGGCCTCGGTA